Sequence from the Corallococcus sp. EGB genome:
TACGCTGCGCTGGGACACGTGGCGCAACTTCGACGGCCACCAGTTGGAGAGCTTCGCGAACGCCACCTCCACCGCCGCCGACTTCGAGCCCCGCACCGCCCGCCAGCTCAGCCCGCGCCTGGCCGCGCGCGTGCGCCCGCTGGACTGGCTCACCCTGCGCGCCGCTGCCTACCGCGCCTTCCGCGCCCCCACCCTCAACGAGCTCTACCGCCCCTTCCAGGTGGGCACCGTCCTCACCGCCGCGAACCCGGCCCTGGGCGCCGAACGCCTCTGGGGCACCGAGGCCGGAGTGGAGGCCACCGGCCCGCTCGGGCTCACCGGCCGCGTCACCGGCTTCTGGAACGTGCTGGACGCGCCCGTCACCAACGTCACCCTCGCCACGCCCCTGCCGGACGGCTCCACCCGCCAGCGCCAGAACCTGGGCCGCGCCCGCGTGCGCGGCGTGGAGCTGGGCGCGGACTGGCGCGTGGCACGGCGGTGGACCGCGCTCGCCGCGTACACCTTCGTGGACCCCGTCGTCACGCGCGCCCACGGCCAGCCCGACCTCGTGGGTCGCCAGCTGCCGCAGGACCCCAGGCATCGCGGCTCGCTCGCGGTGACTTTCGACGACCCGTCCGTCGTCTCCGTCACCGCGCAGCTGCGCGTGTTCGGCCCGCAGTACGAGGACGACCTCAACACGCGCGGCATGGGCGGCGCGGCGGTGGTGGACCTGTTCGTGGGCCGCCACCTCTTCTGGAAGGTGGACGCCTTCGGCGCCGTGGAGAACCTCTTCGACCGCCGGTACCTCGCGGGCCGCGCGGGCGTGGACACGCTGGCCCCGCCCTTCCAGGCGCGCGTGGGCCTGCGCCTGCGCGACGTGTTCAGCGAATCGAGCGCACGGGCGGCACCGGGCGCACCGGGCCGTTGAACCAGCGGCTCAGCTCCGTCGTGTCCTCCATCCGCTTCGCGGCCGGCAGGCTGGAGAGGAACACGCGGCCGTAGCCCTTGGTCACGATGCGGCGGTCCAGCATCGCGACGATGCCCCGGTCCGCCTGCGTGCGGATGAGCCGCCCGAAGCCCTGGCGCAGCGCCAGCGCCGCCTGCGGCAGCTGGTACTGGTCGAATGGCTCCTCCCCGCGCGCTTGAATCTGCCGGATGCGCGCGGCCACCAGCGGGTCGCCCGGCGACGCGAACGGGAGCCGGTCGATGATGACCAGGCTCAGCGCGTCCCCGGGCACGTCCACGCCCTCCCAGAAGCTGTGCGCGGCGAAGAGCACGCTGGGCGTCTGGCGGAAGGCGTCCAGCAGCTGCTGCTTGGGCCGCTCGCCCTGGAGGAGCGCCTGGTAGGGCAGCCGCGTCGCCGTCAGCTCGTACGCGCGCACCATGTTGCGCAGGGACGTGAAGAGCACGAACGCGCGCCCGCCCGTCACCTCACACAGCTGGATGATCTCCTCCGCCGCCGCCTCGATGAAGCCCGGGGCGCTGGGGTCCGGCAGGTGCGTGGGCAGGTACAGCGCGGACTGGCGCGGGAAGTCGAACGGGCTGGGCACCGCCAGCGTGCGCACGCGCGTCACCGGCTGGCCCTCGTCGTCGTACATGCCCATGCGCCTGGCGAAGAAGTCGAAGCGGCCGTCCGCCGCGAGCGTCGCGGAGGTGAACACCACCGTGTCCAGCGCGCCGTAGAGCCGGTCGCGCAGCTCCTTCGCCACGTCGATGGGGTTCGCGCGAAGGAAGAGCCCCTTGCCGCGCGCCTCCGCCCAGTAGACGTGGTCCGCGGACTCGGACTTCTCCAGGAACGTGAGCTGCTCCGCCATCTCCTCCGCGCGGCGGTGGATGGCGGCCAGCTCCGGCTCGCGCTCGCTGCCCGCGAAGGACGCCAGCGCGGCCAGGCCCTCGCGCACCTGCTCCAGCGCGCCGGACAGCTTGCCCATGGTCTCCGGGCGCAGCGCCACGGTGGACTCCTGGCTGGACAGCCCCAGCGCGCGCGGCGCCTGGAGGAACAGCGCGTCCGAGTGCGAGCGCACCCGCTGGGCCAGCGCGGAGAGCGTCGCGTGCCGCTCGTCCTTCGCCGGCAGGGCCGCCACCGCGTCGCGCGACAGCTCCTCCAGCCGGTAGTTGGACACGCTGCACCCGAAGTGGCTGCTGGCCGCGTCCTCCAGGGCGTGCGCCTCGTCGAAGATGACCGCGTCGTAGAAGGGCAGCACGCCTTCCGTGCGCTTGCCGGAGCTGCGCAGCGCCAGGTCCGCGAAGAACAGGTGGTGGTTCACCACCAGCAGGTCCGCGGCCTCCGCGCGCTTGCGCATGCGCGTGACGAAGCACGTCTCATACTGCGAGCAGCGCGAGCCCAGGCACGTCTCCGACGTGGTGGACAGCCGCGACCACGCCGCGAACGACTCCGGCAGGTCCAGCTCCGCGCGGTCCCCCGTCTCCGTCTGCGTCACCCACTTCTTGAGCAGCGGCCACTGCTTCGCCTCCTCCTTGGAGACGAACTGCGGGTCCTTCTCGAAGGACTCGTAGCGGTGCAGGCACAGGTAGTTGCCGCGGCCCTTGAGGTAGGCCGCCTCGAAGCGCAGCCCCAGCTTCTCGCTGAGCAGCGGCAGGTCCTTGAAGAACACCTGG
This genomic interval carries:
- a CDS encoding ATP-dependent DNA helicase — encoded protein: MSAPAPRPPSVDSLLGPGGALEEALPAYEHRPEQLQMARAVERAFSEGSYLLAEAGTGTGKTLAYLVPALLAGRKVVVSTATKTLQDQVFFKDLPLLSEKLGLRFEAAYLKGRGNYLCLHRYESFEKDPQFVSKEEAKQWPLLKKWVTQTETGDRAELDLPESFAAWSRLSTTSETCLGSRCSQYETCFVTRMRKRAEAADLLVVNHHLFFADLALRSSGKRTEGVLPFYDAVIFDEAHALEDAASSHFGCSVSNYRLEELSRDAVAALPAKDERHATLSALAQRVRSHSDALFLQAPRALGLSSQESTVALRPETMGKLSGALEQVREGLAALASFAGSEREPELAAIHRRAEEMAEQLTFLEKSESADHVYWAEARGKGLFLRANPIDVAKELRDRLYGALDTVVFTSATLAADGRFDFFARRMGMYDDEGQPVTRVRTLAVPSPFDFPRQSALYLPTHLPDPSAPGFIEAAAEEIIQLCEVTGGRAFVLFTSLRNMVRAYELTATRLPYQALLQGERPKQQLLDAFRQTPSVLFAAHSFWEGVDVPGDALSLVIIDRLPFASPGDPLVAARIRQIQARGEEPFDQYQLPQAALALRQGFGRLIRTQADRGIVAMLDRRIVTKGYGRVFLSSLPAAKRMEDTTELSRWFNGPVRPVPPVRSIR